The Streptomyces kaniharaensis DNA window GCCGTGGCGAAGGCCCAGTCGAAGGCCGCCGAGCGCCTCTCCGGCGCCTGGCAGGAGTTGGCGGAGGTCAACGGGCAGGAGGACCAGGCGCCGGTGTTGGAGCGGCTGGGCGCCCCGGCGGCGCCCGCCTGGGAGCTGCCGGTGTGGACGCCGGTCTCCGCGCTCCGCCCGACCGCTGTTCTCTCCGGCGGAGACCCGGCGGATATCCGCCCGCAGCCCGCTACCGCCCAGGTCAGCGCCACGCAGCCGTCCGGCGGTCCCCGCCCGGAGACCGAGCAGCTTCCGCTCCCGGCCAACCTCGTTGCCTCGGTGAGCGCCGGAGCCCCGGCGCCGAAGGCCGCGAGCGTGGCCTCCCTGGTCCGCCTCGCCGTGGCGGAGGTCGGCGACGACCCAAAAGCGGTGACGGCCTGGGTGAGCGCCAGGACGACGAAGCCGGTGCGGCCGGACACGGTCGCCCGGGAGATCCGCAGCACGAGGAACACCCCCACCAACACCAAGGCCGGCGGCTTCGGGTTCGCCGCCGGGAGGAGCTGACCATGGCCGAGCCGCGCTACTACACCACCGCCGAGAAGGCCAAGCTCGCCTGGCTGGTCGGCCGGGCCGCCGCCGGGGGCGACCGCGCCAAGATCGGCGCCAAGATCGACGAGATCCAGGCGGAGGCGGTGGCCCGCGAGGAGGCCGAGGACGCCGCCCGCGAGAAGGCCAAGCAGGACGCCCGGGAGGCGAAGGCGAAGGCCCAGGCCGAGCGCCGCGCGAACCGCTGGTTCTGATCGACCATCAGGGGCGGGCCCGAGGGGGCCCGCCCCGTACTACCCGAACCACCTCGAAGGAGAGCACCATGCGCAAGTCCGTGATCAAGACCACCCCGATCGGCCTGCGGGCGGGCGACACCCTCCGGGACACCGGGGCGGTCGTT harbors:
- a CDS encoding protein spdB, whose protein sequence is MNTSLRRTAGRAWLAAPALAVTVVSAVLTVAVVALWLNGVMPLALALVIGLGYDGAWLAALSYERRLAGQGDHNAKVTALGWMFGALTTGMLVVHALTSPHTAGWLAVAWLPLAAKSLWWLHGVWESTEISPKAKSEIRRVLQDSRDNAAISRAVLNAQTHGERTRMDSLSRAGAAVAKAQSKAAERLSGAWQELAEVNGQEDQAPVLERLGAPAAPAWELPVWTPVSALRPTAVLSGGDPADIRPQPATAQVSATQPSGGPRPETEQLPLPANLVASVSAGAPAPKAASVASLVRLAVAEVGDDPKAVTAWVSARTTKPVRPDTVAREIRSTRNTPTNTKAGGFGFAAGRS